The proteins below are encoded in one region of Microbacterium pygmaeum:
- a CDS encoding ABC transporter substrate-binding protein, with protein sequence MPGPVRNPLRRAAAAALAVTLLGSGLAACSGGGGPEDVRFYLSKPEAIPYFRDLIKEYNASQDDVRVTLDTSSNLQAGFLRGNPPDLGLLNYNMEMARFMERGALSDLSDMPEAERILPEVQELVDQYATYPGRTSVLPYSVQAASVIYNKQIFEENGVEVPETWDELIDVCETLKANGVTPFYATFKDPWTVAQGWFDYTVGGAVDVAPFFAEMADEGTEVGADSTVSFQKDFIEPIDQMTELTANYTNPDADSRGYGDGNLAFAQGEAAMYLQGPWAFGEIDKTDPDLDLGTFPLPMTDDPDDLEVRVNLDLAAWIPEASRHKEGARAFLSYLFQKDVMDAYNAAFLGYGTTTDSAAVTDPRIIGMKEYYDEAKFYQGPSKSIPLTIPTENYMQGIVTGSDPERTLQVMDADWARLALRQ encoded by the coding sequence GTGCCTGGACCAGTTCGAAATCCGTTGCGCCGTGCCGCTGCGGCCGCCCTCGCCGTCACCCTGCTCGGATCGGGCCTGGCAGCCTGCTCCGGCGGCGGAGGACCGGAGGACGTCCGGTTCTACCTCAGCAAGCCGGAGGCGATCCCGTACTTCCGCGACCTCATCAAGGAGTACAACGCCTCGCAGGACGACGTGCGCGTCACGCTGGACACGTCTTCGAATCTGCAGGCGGGCTTCCTGCGCGGGAACCCACCGGACCTCGGTCTTCTCAACTACAACATGGAGATGGCGCGGTTCATGGAGCGCGGCGCGCTCAGCGATTTGAGCGACATGCCGGAGGCGGAGCGGATCCTCCCGGAAGTCCAGGAACTCGTCGACCAGTACGCCACCTATCCGGGACGCACGAGCGTGCTGCCGTACTCGGTGCAGGCGGCCTCCGTCATCTACAACAAGCAGATCTTCGAGGAGAACGGCGTCGAGGTCCCCGAGACCTGGGACGAGTTGATCGACGTGTGCGAGACCCTGAAGGCCAACGGCGTCACCCCCTTCTACGCGACCTTCAAAGATCCCTGGACGGTCGCTCAGGGCTGGTTCGACTACACGGTCGGCGGAGCAGTCGACGTCGCCCCGTTCTTCGCCGAGATGGCGGACGAGGGAACCGAGGTCGGCGCCGATTCGACGGTGTCATTCCAGAAGGACTTCATCGAGCCGATCGATCAGATGACCGAGCTCACAGCCAACTACACGAATCCCGACGCCGACAGCCGCGGCTACGGCGACGGGAACCTCGCGTTCGCACAGGGCGAGGCGGCGATGTATCTGCAGGGGCCGTGGGCCTTCGGCGAGATCGACAAGACGGATCCGGACCTCGACCTGGGAACCTTCCCGCTCCCGATGACAGATGACCCGGACGACCTCGAGGTCCGCGTGAACCTCGACCTCGCGGCGTGGATCCCCGAGGCATCCCGGCACAAGGAGGGCGCGCGCGCGTTCCTGAGCTACCTGTTCCAGAAGGACGTGATGGACGCATACAACGCGGCCTTCCTCGGTTACGGCACCACGACGGACTCCGCCGCAGTGACCGACCCGCGGATCATCGGCATGAAGGAGTACTACGACGAGGCGAAGTTCTACCAAGGCCCGTCGAAGTCGATCCCGCTGACGATCCCCACCGAGAACTACATGCAGGGGATCGTCACGGGCTCGGATCCGGAACGCACCCTGCAGGTGATGGACGCCGACTGGGCGCGCCTCGCGCTGCGCCAGTAA
- a CDS encoding efflux RND transporter permease subunit — MSNLAVLSLKNRALIALITIVAAVFGGLALTSLKQELIPSIEFPQLVVVSSYPGASPEVVSNDVSVPIETAIQGVPGLESTSATSTTNASIIQASFTYGTNLATAEQKINQAINRIKTQLPDGVEPNVISASIDDFPVIQLAVTGYDDEQTIQAQLEASIIPDLEDVDGVNAAQIVGGVGQRITITPDAGALAESGYSQQSIRDALDQNGVLFPGGQITEDGQTLTVQTGTKITSVDELAALPLVPSDAAQFQAGPRTIADVAAVEENQDPVTTISRVDGEPALTIAVTKLPSANTVDVSKGVLAVLPDLEKSLDGAQFTVVFDQAPYIQQSIEALAQEGLLGLFFAVLVILVFLLSVRATLVTAISIPTSVLITFIGIQAFGYSLNILTLGALTIAIGRVVDDSIVVIENIKRHYVGDAEKLPSILRAVKEVAAAVTASTITTVAVFLPIAFVGDVTGELFRPFALTVTIAMTASLFVALTIVPVLAYWFLRPGKPILDADGREVDPEAPEAPPSRLQKSYLPILRWTLKHSWVTLLIAVLVLGGTVAVAPFMKTNFLGDSGQNTFTMTQDIGAAPSLDAEDAASAEVEGILMGIDGIETVQVSIGSSGSALRDAFSGGGSGITYSITTDPDADQVALREEVQSAVADLDDAGTFTVAGGGGGFGSSDIEIDVTAPDSSTLTEATDAVVDAVTGADGVGQVSSNLSASLPYIAVTVDADKAASLGLSEVAVGALVSNTMQPQQIGTVEIDDTSLTVYLAASQTPATLQELQQLTVPSATGPVQLQEIATVEQSEGPTSITTQGGQRTATVTVTPSTDDLTTASASVNTALADADLPESASADLGGVVSQQSDAFTQLGLALLAAILIVYIVMVATFKSLRQPLLLLISVPFAATGAILLQIVTGVPLGVASLIGVLMLIGIVVTNAIVLVDLVNQYRVKGLSAHDATVAGGSRRLRPILMTALATIFALTPMALGITGHGGFISQPLAIVVIGGLISSTILTLLVLPTLYNLVEGAKERRAARRGADAGTRGALEPALAGVGAAGEHALTRRELREREVVAAEPELPVAQPEPAADEPAGDEPVEAPEPAPDPERPGDTTRD; from the coding sequence GTGTCGAATCTCGCCGTCCTGAGCCTCAAGAACCGCGCGCTCATCGCCCTCATCACGATCGTCGCCGCAGTCTTCGGCGGATTGGCGCTGACGAGCCTGAAGCAGGAGCTGATCCCATCGATCGAGTTCCCGCAGCTCGTCGTGGTCTCCTCCTACCCGGGTGCCTCGCCCGAAGTGGTCAGCAACGACGTGTCGGTGCCGATCGAGACCGCGATCCAGGGGGTTCCCGGGCTGGAATCGACGTCGGCGACCAGCACGACGAACGCCTCGATCATCCAGGCGTCGTTCACCTATGGAACCAACCTCGCGACCGCCGAGCAGAAGATCAACCAGGCGATCAACCGAATCAAGACCCAGCTGCCGGACGGCGTCGAGCCGAACGTCATCTCAGCCAGCATCGACGACTTCCCGGTCATCCAGCTGGCCGTCACCGGGTACGACGACGAGCAGACGATCCAGGCGCAGCTGGAGGCATCCATCATCCCCGATCTGGAGGATGTGGACGGCGTGAACGCGGCCCAGATCGTCGGGGGCGTCGGCCAGCGCATCACCATCACCCCCGACGCGGGCGCCCTCGCGGAGTCCGGCTACAGTCAGCAGTCGATCCGCGATGCGCTGGATCAGAACGGCGTGCTGTTCCCGGGCGGCCAGATCACGGAAGACGGCCAGACCCTCACCGTCCAGACCGGCACGAAGATCACCTCGGTCGACGAGCTGGCGGCGCTGCCACTCGTCCCTTCCGATGCCGCGCAGTTCCAGGCCGGTCCGCGGACCATCGCCGATGTCGCCGCCGTCGAGGAGAACCAGGATCCGGTCACGACCATCTCGCGGGTGGACGGCGAGCCAGCGCTGACCATCGCGGTGACGAAGCTGCCATCGGCCAACACGGTGGACGTGTCCAAGGGCGTCCTGGCGGTGCTGCCCGACCTGGAGAAGAGCCTCGACGGCGCGCAGTTCACGGTGGTCTTCGACCAGGCGCCGTACATCCAGCAGTCCATCGAGGCGCTCGCCCAGGAGGGCCTGCTGGGCCTCTTCTTCGCGGTCCTGGTGATCCTCGTGTTCCTGTTGTCGGTGCGCGCGACGCTCGTGACGGCGATCTCGATCCCCACCAGCGTCCTGATCACCTTCATCGGGATCCAGGCGTTCGGGTACTCCCTGAACATCCTCACGCTGGGCGCCCTCACGATCGCGATCGGGCGCGTCGTCGATGACTCCATCGTGGTCATCGAGAACATCAAGAGGCACTACGTCGGCGATGCCGAGAAGCTCCCCTCGATCCTCCGCGCCGTGAAGGAGGTCGCCGCGGCGGTCACTGCCTCGACGATCACCACGGTGGCGGTGTTCCTGCCGATCGCCTTCGTCGGCGATGTGACCGGCGAGCTGTTCCGCCCGTTCGCGCTGACCGTCACCATCGCGATGACGGCATCGCTGTTCGTCGCGCTCACGATCGTCCCGGTGCTCGCGTACTGGTTCCTTCGTCCGGGCAAGCCGATCCTCGACGCCGACGGGCGCGAGGTCGACCCGGAGGCGCCGGAAGCGCCGCCGAGCCGCCTGCAGAAGTCCTACCTGCCGATCCTCCGCTGGACGCTGAAGCACTCGTGGGTGACCCTGCTGATCGCGGTGCTGGTGCTCGGCGGCACCGTGGCCGTCGCGCCGTTCATGAAGACCAACTTCCTCGGCGACTCGGGCCAGAACACGTTCACCATGACCCAGGACATCGGTGCCGCACCGAGCCTCGACGCCGAGGACGCCGCCTCCGCCGAGGTCGAGGGCATCCTGATGGGCATCGACGGCATCGAGACCGTGCAGGTCTCCATCGGCTCCAGCGGATCCGCCCTTCGCGACGCGTTCAGCGGTGGCGGAAGCGGCATCACCTACTCGATCACGACGGACCCGGACGCCGACCAGGTCGCGCTGCGCGAGGAGGTGCAGTCCGCGGTCGCCGATCTCGACGACGCCGGAACGTTCACCGTCGCCGGCGGCGGTGGCGGATTCGGCTCCAGCGACATCGAGATCGATGTCACCGCCCCGGACTCCTCGACGCTGACGGAGGCGACGGACGCCGTGGTCGACGCGGTCACCGGAGCCGACGGCGTCGGCCAGGTCTCGAGCAACCTGTCGGCCTCGCTGCCGTACATCGCCGTGACCGTCGATGCCGACAAAGCCGCATCGCTGGGCCTGTCGGAGGTCGCGGTCGGTGCGCTCGTCTCCAACACGATGCAGCCGCAGCAGATCGGCACCGTCGAGATCGACGACACCTCGCTGACCGTGTACCTCGCGGCATCCCAGACGCCTGCCACCCTCCAAGAGCTGCAGCAGCTCACCGTTCCGTCGGCGACCGGACCCGTCCAGCTCCAGGAGATCGCAACGGTCGAGCAGAGCGAGGGACCCACCTCGATCACGACGCAGGGCGGCCAGCGCACGGCGACGGTGACCGTGACCCCGTCGACGGATGACCTGACCACGGCATCCGCCTCCGTGAACACGGCGCTCGCCGACGCCGACCTGCCCGAGTCCGCCTCCGCAGACCTCGGCGGCGTGGTCTCGCAGCAGTCGGACGCCTTCACCCAGCTGGGTCTTGCCCTGCTCGCGGCGATCCTCATCGTGTACATCGTGATGGTGGCGACGTTCAAGTCGCTGCGTCAGCCGCTGCTGCTGCTGATCTCGGTGCCGTTCGCGGCCACCGGTGCGATCCTGCTGCAGATCGTGACCGGCGTGCCGCTGGGTGTCGCATCGCTGATCGGCGTCCTGATGCTCATCGGCATCGTCGTGACGAACGCGATCGTGCTCGTCGACCTGGTGAACCAGTACCGGGTGAAGGGACTCTCGGCCCACGACGCCACCGTCGCCGGTGGATCGCGCCGTCTGCGACCGATCCTGATGACCGCCCTGGCGACGATCTTCGCGCTGACGCCGATGGCGCTGGGCATCACCGGTCACGGCGGTTTCATCTCCCAGCCGCTCGCGATCGTCGTGATCGGCGGCCTCATCTCGTCGACGATCCTGACGCTGCTGGTCCTGCCGACCCTCTACAACCTCGTCGAGGGTGCGAAGGAGCGGCGGGCCGCGCGGCGAGGAGCGGATGCCGGTACGCGAGGCGCCCTGGAGCCCGCGCTCGCCGGGGTCGGCGCAGCGGGCGAGCACGCGCTGACGCGTCGCGAACTGCGCGAGCGCGAGGTGGTTGCTGCGGAGCCTGAGCTGCCGGTCGCTCAGCCTGAGCCCGCGGCCGATGAGCCCGCGGGCGATGAGCCCGTCGAAGCGCCTGAGCCGGCCCCCGACCCCGAGCGCCCCGGCGACACGACGCGCGACTGA
- a CDS encoding glycoside hydrolase family 13 protein — translation MSGTVTDEVWWRQAVVYQVYPRSFADADGDGIGDIPGITSRVPYLAGLGIDAVWLSPFYPSALADGGYDVADYRDVDPRLGTLADFDALLAALHARGIRVVIDIVPNHTSDQHEWFQEALATGRDSPERRRYIFRDGRGAEGHEPPTDWVSAFGGSAWERVADGQWYLHNFAVEQPDLDWSNDEVRQDFVRTLRFWADRGVDGFRIDVAHMLTKDLTEPLPSQAELDALPRDGLHPLIDRDDVHDVYAQWRKVFDSYDPPRTAVAEAWVERSRIPLYASADSLGQAFNFDLLEADFDAAQFRRIVAANLDLASRSGSSTTWVLSNHDVVRYATRYGLPHPQRGADGRPALKHGTEWLLSGGTQPALDRDGGLRRARAAILFVLGLPGSAYLYQGEELGLHEVAEIDDAERQDPTFFRSPGIDKGRDGCRVPLPWTREGDSFGFGRDHAHLPQPAWFGASSVEAEEEDPESTLTLYRKALALRRELQSDESLEWRDTGRADVLAFVRPNGWGVVTNFGSAAFDAAGILQGTPALSSTPVTGRVVPGECTVWVRPSAGV, via the coding sequence ATGTCCGGCACCGTGACCGACGAGGTCTGGTGGCGCCAGGCCGTCGTCTACCAGGTCTATCCGCGCAGCTTCGCCGACGCAGACGGCGACGGGATCGGCGACATCCCCGGCATCACGTCGCGGGTGCCATACCTGGCCGGACTCGGCATCGATGCCGTCTGGCTCAGCCCGTTCTACCCGTCCGCGCTCGCCGACGGCGGGTACGACGTCGCCGACTACCGCGACGTGGATCCGCGGCTGGGCACGCTGGCCGATTTCGACGCGCTGCTGGCCGCGCTGCACGCACGAGGCATCCGTGTCGTCATCGACATCGTGCCCAACCACACCTCGGATCAGCATGAGTGGTTCCAGGAGGCGCTGGCAACGGGACGGGACTCACCCGAACGGCGACGATACATCTTCCGAGACGGCAGGGGAGCGGAGGGGCACGAGCCCCCGACCGACTGGGTGTCGGCGTTCGGAGGATCCGCATGGGAGCGGGTGGCTGACGGCCAGTGGTATCTCCACAACTTCGCGGTGGAGCAGCCCGACCTGGACTGGAGCAACGACGAGGTCCGTCAGGATTTCGTACGCACGCTTCGGTTCTGGGCTGATCGCGGCGTCGACGGTTTCCGCATCGACGTCGCGCACATGCTCACGAAGGACCTCACCGAGCCGTTACCCTCCCAAGCCGAACTCGATGCGCTGCCGCGAGACGGATTGCACCCTTTGATCGACCGCGACGACGTGCACGACGTGTACGCGCAATGGCGGAAGGTGTTCGACTCCTACGACCCGCCGCGCACCGCCGTGGCCGAGGCGTGGGTGGAGCGCTCGCGCATCCCGCTGTACGCGTCTGCGGACAGCCTGGGTCAGGCGTTCAACTTCGATCTGCTCGAGGCGGATTTCGACGCCGCGCAGTTCCGGCGCATCGTCGCCGCGAACCTCGACCTGGCGAGTCGATCGGGATCATCGACGACGTGGGTGCTCTCCAACCACGACGTCGTGCGATACGCGACGCGCTACGGGCTGCCTCACCCGCAGCGCGGCGCGGACGGGCGGCCCGCGCTCAAGCACGGGACCGAGTGGCTGCTGTCGGGGGGCACGCAGCCCGCGCTGGATCGTGATGGCGGCCTCCGCCGCGCGCGGGCCGCCATCCTCTTCGTGCTCGGGCTGCCGGGCTCGGCGTACCTCTATCAGGGCGAGGAGCTCGGCCTCCATGAGGTCGCCGAGATCGATGACGCCGAGCGCCAGGATCCGACGTTCTTCCGCAGCCCTGGGATCGACAAGGGGCGGGACGGATGCCGCGTGCCGCTGCCCTGGACTCGCGAGGGCGACTCGTTCGGGTTCGGGCGCGATCACGCCCATCTGCCGCAGCCGGCCTGGTTCGGCGCGTCGTCGGTGGAGGCCGAGGAGGAGGATCCGGAATCGACCCTCACGCTCTACCGGAAAGCCCTCGCGCTACGTCGGGAGCTGCAGAGCGACGAGTCGCTGGAATGGCGCGACACCGGGCGCGCGGATGTGCTCGCATTCGTCCGGCCGAACGGGTGGGGAGTCGTGACGAACTTCGGCAGCGCTGCCTTCGACGCGGCCGGAATCCTGCAGGGCACGCCTGCCTTGTCCAGCACACCGGTGACCGGACGCGTGGTCCCGGGCGAGTGCACGGTGTGGGTGCGGCCGAGCGCGGGTGTGTAG
- a CDS encoding fluoride efflux transporter FluC gives MNGWVLLAAAVAGGVGAGLRYLVDALVTATVFTGPGKPTRFPVGILVVNATGSLLLGVVTGLGADVLGTDAAWILAVGLLGGYTTFSTVSLDSVLLARAGQSRRGWANAVATLIVCVIAAAIGLTVGGIF, from the coding sequence GTGAACGGCTGGGTGCTGCTGGCCGCCGCGGTCGCGGGAGGGGTGGGCGCGGGCCTGCGCTATCTCGTTGACGCCCTCGTCACCGCGACCGTCTTCACCGGACCCGGGAAGCCGACTCGATTCCCGGTCGGGATCCTCGTGGTGAACGCGACCGGATCACTGCTGCTGGGCGTCGTCACCGGCTTGGGGGCGGACGTGCTCGGCACCGACGCCGCGTGGATCCTCGCGGTCGGCCTCCTCGGCGGCTACACGACCTTCAGCACCGTCTCCCTGGATTCGGTGCTGCTCGCCCGCGCCGGGCAGTCCCGCCGCGGATGGGCCAACGCGGTCGCCACGCTGATCGTCTGCGTGATCGCCGCCGCGATCGGGCTCACCGTGGGCGGCATCTTCTGA
- a CDS encoding carbohydrate ABC transporter permease: MATTTATLTAAPRTGKRAAAVPIPRVKRKVEGIYYLFLLPSLILFTLAITLPAVIGIFFSFTNSIGFGDWEFIGFINYIAAFSDPAILQSYLFTFGFAAVTVLVVNAIAFLLAVGLTSRIRFKTALRTIFVIPMVISGIVIAFVFNFLFSNSVPALGQSLGVGWLSESILANPDLAWVAIVIVTAWQAIPGTLLIYIAGLLSIPGDVYEAADIDGAGKFAQLTRITLPLVAGYVVINVILGFKGFLNAYDIIVGLTGGGPGTATRSIAMTIVTGFTGGDYAYQMANATIFFLITVVIALLQLGLTRGRNVL, translated from the coding sequence ATGGCAACGACGACAGCGACGCTCACCGCCGCACCGAGAACCGGGAAACGCGCCGCCGCGGTTCCCATCCCCCGGGTCAAGCGGAAGGTGGAGGGGATCTACTACCTCTTCCTTCTGCCGAGCCTGATCCTGTTCACGCTCGCGATCACGCTGCCCGCGGTGATCGGGATCTTCTTCAGCTTCACGAACTCCATCGGCTTCGGTGACTGGGAGTTCATCGGGTTCATCAATTACATCGCCGCGTTCAGCGACCCGGCGATCCTGCAGAGCTACCTGTTCACGTTCGGCTTCGCCGCCGTCACCGTCCTGGTGGTCAACGCGATCGCCTTCCTCCTTGCGGTGGGGCTGACCTCCCGCATCCGCTTCAAGACGGCGCTGCGGACGATCTTCGTCATCCCGATGGTGATCTCGGGAATCGTGATCGCGTTCGTATTCAACTTCCTGTTCTCCAACTCCGTCCCCGCCCTCGGGCAGAGCCTTGGCGTCGGCTGGCTGAGTGAGAGCATCCTGGCCAACCCCGACCTGGCGTGGGTGGCCATCGTGATCGTCACCGCCTGGCAGGCGATCCCCGGCACCCTGCTGATCTACATCGCCGGCCTGCTCTCGATCCCCGGCGATGTGTACGAGGCGGCGGACATCGACGGCGCCGGCAAGTTCGCCCAGCTCACACGCATCACCCTGCCGCTGGTCGCCGGCTACGTCGTGATCAACGTGATCCTCGGCTTCAAGGGCTTCCTCAACGCCTACGACATCATCGTTGGCCTCACCGGCGGCGGTCCCGGCACGGCGACCCGCAGTATCGCGATGACGATCGTCACCGGCTTCACGGGCGGCGACTACGCGTACCAGATGGCCAACGCAACCATCTTCTTCCTCATCACCGTCGTCATCGCGCTCCTCCAACTCGGTCTCACTCGCGGAAGGAACGTGCTCTGA
- a CDS encoding carbohydrate ABC transporter permease encodes MSVQPALVVETIEATEVIEGAPARQKPAGRFRMERVNWPGTIILILCAVTVLIPLYVTLTTAFKTQGQAVDGNAFSLPAPFSIDGFVTAWGLTNFPLAFTITAFVTGFTVAGTILLASIASFAIARNWDKRLFRWSFYYLLMAMFIPFPVLALPQIQLTGLAGLDNPVGVTILHIMFQLSFSVLLFTAFLRSIPLELEESARIDGASTWQAFWQLIFPLLAPMSATVGIFAFLASWNDFMMPSLIISDPGQQTLPVVQAIFQTQFSNNYNVSFASYLMAMAPAIIVYLFTQRWVMEGVTQGAVKG; translated from the coding sequence ATGTCGGTACAGCCCGCACTCGTCGTCGAAACCATCGAGGCGACCGAGGTCATCGAGGGGGCCCCCGCCCGCCAGAAGCCGGCAGGGCGATTCCGGATGGAACGCGTCAACTGGCCCGGCACGATCATCCTGATCCTGTGCGCGGTCACCGTGCTCATCCCGCTCTACGTCACGCTCACCACGGCGTTCAAGACGCAGGGTCAAGCCGTGGACGGCAACGCGTTCTCGCTGCCGGCGCCGTTCAGCATCGACGGTTTCGTCACCGCCTGGGGTCTGACGAACTTCCCGCTCGCCTTCACGATCACTGCGTTCGTGACCGGCTTCACCGTCGCCGGCACGATCCTGCTCGCATCGATCGCATCGTTCGCGATCGCCCGCAACTGGGACAAGCGGCTGTTCCGCTGGTCGTTCTACTACCTGCTGATGGCGATGTTCATCCCGTTCCCGGTGCTGGCCCTGCCGCAGATCCAGCTCACCGGCCTCGCCGGGCTCGACAACCCGGTCGGCGTCACGATCCTGCACATCATGTTCCAGCTCAGCTTCAGCGTGCTGCTGTTCACCGCCTTCCTGCGCTCGATCCCGCTGGAACTGGAGGAGAGCGCGCGCATCGACGGTGCGAGCACGTGGCAGGCGTTTTGGCAGCTGATCTTCCCCTTGCTCGCACCGATGAGCGCGACGGTGGGCATCTTCGCCTTCCTCGCCTCGTGGAACGACTTCATGATGCCGTCGCTGATCATCTCCGACCCCGGTCAGCAGACGCTTCCCGTGGTGCAGGCGATCTTCCAGACGCAGTTCAGCAACAACTACAACGTGTCCTTCGCGTCGTACCTCATGGCGATGGCCCCGGCCATCATCGTCTACCTGTTCACGCAGCGCTGGGTCATGGAGGGCGTGACCCAGGGCGCGGTGAAGGGCTGA
- a CDS encoding DNA topoisomerase IB, with product MARLVRVVPGEDAGYRRVRAGNGFRYVDADGSAAPAEDRERIRDLVIPPAWDDVWIAVQPLAHIQAVGVDDAGRRQYLYHPRWRERRDRRKFARALDLAAALPRARGRVTSALHREGLDREKVLAVSFRLLDEAAPRIGSARYLAQHGSRGLTTLQRRNAVVTGSMITLSFPGKSGKRALIEIEDDDLAVVLEELTGGRPRSALLSYRRGSRRVPLTPADVNSHVRSLTGGAFTAKDFRTLRGTIVAAETLARIGTVDSQRDRKRAEALAVRATSETLGNTPAVARSSYIDPAVFTAYEKGRLLALGVSPEAAIQRLLVG from the coding sequence ATGGCGAGATTGGTGCGTGTGGTGCCGGGCGAGGATGCCGGGTACCGGCGTGTCCGCGCAGGCAACGGGTTCCGCTACGTGGACGCGGACGGCTCGGCGGCGCCGGCTGAAGACCGGGAGCGCATCCGCGACCTCGTGATCCCGCCTGCCTGGGACGACGTGTGGATCGCCGTCCAACCGCTCGCGCATATCCAGGCGGTCGGAGTCGATGACGCAGGGCGGCGTCAGTACCTGTATCACCCGCGATGGCGTGAACGACGTGATCGCCGCAAGTTCGCGCGGGCGCTGGACCTGGCCGCTGCGCTTCCTCGCGCCCGTGGGCGCGTCACCAGCGCGCTGCACCGCGAGGGCCTGGACCGCGAGAAGGTGCTCGCCGTCTCGTTCCGCCTGCTCGATGAGGCGGCACCGCGCATCGGCTCGGCCCGTTACCTCGCCCAGCACGGCAGCCGTGGCCTCACGACGCTGCAGCGCCGCAACGCCGTCGTCACCGGATCGATGATCACCCTGTCCTTCCCCGGCAAGAGCGGCAAACGAGCGCTCATCGAGATCGAGGACGACGACCTCGCCGTCGTGCTGGAGGAGCTCACCGGCGGCCGGCCGCGCTCGGCCCTGCTTTCGTACCGCAGGGGGAGCAGACGCGTCCCCCTCACACCGGCTGACGTGAACTCGCACGTGCGCTCGCTCACCGGCGGCGCGTTCACGGCGAAGGACTTCCGGACACTGCGCGGCACGATCGTCGCCGCCGAGACGCTTGCCCGCATCGGAACGGTCGACTCGCAGCGCGACCGCAAGCGCGCCGAGGCGCTCGCGGTCCGCGCCACTTCGGAGACGCTCGGGAACACGCCGGCGGTCGCCCGTTCGAGCTACATCGACCCTGCAGTGTTCACGGCATACGAGAAGGGCCGGCTTCTCGCGCTCGGCGTCTCGCCCGAAGCGGCGATCCAGCGGCTGCTTGTCGGATAG
- a CDS encoding fluoride efflux transporter FluC, producing MPTRPAFRPAILGAVVLGGMLGVALREILLLPFTALSDQSTLARPLATMAVNVVGSFALGAVAGRLGTRHPLGRAFLGTGILGGFTTYSAFAVQSVTVFSAAPLVGIFLAVLSVLLGLAAAALGVRLTLRPFGGPDETPAGSGVTT from the coding sequence GTGCCGACACGTCCCGCGTTCCGTCCGGCGATCCTGGGCGCCGTGGTGCTCGGCGGGATGCTCGGCGTCGCGCTTCGCGAGATCCTGCTGCTGCCGTTCACGGCGCTGTCGGACCAGTCGACGCTCGCACGTCCGCTCGCGACGATGGCGGTCAACGTGGTGGGCTCGTTCGCGCTCGGCGCCGTCGCGGGACGCCTCGGCACGCGGCATCCGCTCGGTCGCGCATTCCTCGGCACCGGCATCCTCGGCGGGTTCACCACCTACAGCGCCTTCGCCGTGCAATCGGTGACCGTCTTCAGCGCCGCACCTCTCGTGGGCATCTTCCTGGCCGTCCTGTCCGTGCTGCTCGGTCTGGCGGCTGCGGCGCTGGGCGTCCGGTTGACCCTCCGGCCCTTCGGCGGCCCGGATGAGACGCCTGCCGGGTCGGGGGTCACCACGTGA